ATATTTTGAATACGCAGAAAAGCAAATACAAAAATGATTTTTCGAATCAGCTTTCTTTATTTTAAATCAATGACACAAGTAATTTACGATGGCACTTATGAAGGCTGGCTCACGGCAGTATTCGAAATATACGAACTGAAATTCGACGATGTGGTTTTTGCCAAAAGTGAAGTTTCAAACGCTTTGTTTTTTTCAGATCGATATATCGTAATAACAGATTTGCAAAAAGCGAAACGAGTTTTAAAAGGGTTGAAAGACAAACTTTCAAGAGAAGGTTTTGCGAATATTTATAAAGCTTTTTTATCAGACATTGATAAAATTGACGAGACCTTATTTCAATATGTAAAGTATATTTTTTCGAGTGCTGTAAATATTGAAGATGATTTGTCTAATTCTGCCGTTTTGGGAGTGAGAAAAGCAGCTTACGTAACCGGAAGGGAAAGTCATAGAATGAAAGCTTTCGTGAGGTTTAAATTGACAAAAGATAATTTGTATTACGCTGT
This is a stretch of genomic DNA from Flavobacterium endoglycinae. It encodes these proteins:
- a CDS encoding TIGR03915 family putative DNA repair protein is translated as MTQVIYDGTYEGWLTAVFEIYELKFDDVVFAKSEVSNALFFSDRYIVITDLQKAKRVLKGLKDKLSREGFANIYKAFLSDIDKIDETLFQYVKYIFSSAVNIEDDLSNSAVLGVRKAAYVTGRESHRMKAFVRFKLTKDNLYYAVVEPDCDVLPLIEKHFKIRYADQRWLIYDTKRKYGIYYDLENTTSVQLEFNANSNSSQFLAEISDDNEEFFQNLWRQFFKSVNIESRKNTKLHIQHMPKRYWKNLIEKIPDMKK